From a region of the Ammospiza nelsoni isolate bAmmNel1 chromosome 26, bAmmNel1.pri, whole genome shotgun sequence genome:
- the PSMC5 gene encoding 26S proteasome regulatory subunit 8 yields the protein MPAEKMALDGPEQMEMDDGKGGSGLRQYYLSKIEELQLIVNEKSQNLRRLQAQRNELNAKVRLLREELQLLQEQGSYVGEVVRAMDKKKVLVKVHPEGKFVVDVDKNIDINDVTPNCRVALRNDSYTLHKILPNKVDPLVSLMMVEKVPDSTYEMIGGLDKQIKEIKEVIELPVKHPELFEALGIAQPKGVLLYGPPGTGKTLLARAVAHHTDCTFIRVSGSELVQKFIGEGARMVRELFVMAREHAPSIIFMDEIDSIGSSRLEGGSGGDSEVQRTMLELLNQLDGFEATKNIKVIMATNRIDILDSALLRPGRIDRKIEFPPPNEEARLDILKIHSRKMNLTRGINLRKIAELMPGASGAEVKGVCTEAGMYALRERRVHVTQEDFEMAVAKVMQKDSEKNMSIKKLWK from the exons ATGCCGGCCGAGAAGATGGCGCTGGACGGGCCCGAGCAG atGGAGATGGACGACGGGAAGGGCGGCTCGGGACTCCGGCAGTATTACCTGTCCAAGATcgaggagctgcag CTCATTGTGAACGAGAAGAGTCAGAACCTGCGGcggctgcaggcacagaggaaCGAGCTCAACGCCAAGG TGCGGCTGCTgcgggaggagctgcagctgctgcaggagcagggatcctACGTGGGAGAGGTGGTGAGAGCCATGGACAAGAAGAAGGTGCTGGTCAAG gTGCACCCAGAGGGGAAGTTCGTGGTGGATGTGGACAAGAACATCGACATCAATGAT gtgACCCCCAACTGCCGCGTGGCGCTGCGCAATGACAGCTACACCCTGCACAAGATCCTGCCCAACAAGGTGGACCCGCTGGTGTCCCTCATGATGGTGGAGAAGGTCCCAGACTCCACCTACGAGATGATCGGGGGCCTGGACAAGCAGATCAAGGAGATCAAGGAGGTCATCGAGCTGCCCGTGAAGCACCCGGAGCTCTTTGAGGCTCTGGGCATCGCCCAGCCCAAG GGGGTGCTGCTCTACGGCCCCCCCGGCACGGGGAAGACGCTGCTGGCGCGGGCTGTGGCCCATCACACCGACTGCACCTTCATCCGTGTGTCCGGCTCTGAGCTCGTGCAGAAGTTCATCGGGGAAG GGGCCCGCATGGTGCGGGAGCTGTTCGTGATGGCGCGGGAGCACGCGCCCTCCATCATCTTCATGGACGAGATCGACTCCATCGGCTCCTCCCGCCTGGAGGGCGGCTCCGGCGGCGACAGCGAGGTGCAGCGCACCATGCTCGAGCTCCTCAACCAGCTCGACGGCTTCGAGGCCACCAAAAACATCAAG gTGATCATGGCCACCAACAGGATCGACATCCTGGACTCGGCCCTGCTGCGCCCCGGCCGCATCGACAGGAAAATCGAATTCCCCCCTCCCAACGAGGAG gcccGCCTGGACATCCTCAAGATCCACTCGCGGAAGATGAACCTGACCCGGGGCATCAACCTGCGCAAAATCGCGGAGCTGATGCCGGGGGCCTCGGGGGCTGAGGTGAAG gGTGTGTGCACAGAGGCTGGGATGTATGCACTGAGGGAGAGGAGAGTGCACGTCACACAGGAGGACTTCGAGATGGCCGTGGCCAAG GTGATGCAGAAGGACAGTGAGAAGAACATGTCCATCAAGAAGCTGTGGAAGTAA
- the SMARCD2 gene encoding SWI/SNF-related matrix-associated actin-dependent regulator of chromatin subfamily D member 2 yields MGPAAAQYQQRPGMPPGGRMPMAGLQVGPPGAPPYGAGTPLRPGLPQAMMDPFRKRLLTPQAQPPMATPRRGVKRRKMADKVLPQRIRELVPESQAYMDLLAFERKLDQTIARKRMEIQEAIKKPLTQKRKLRIYISNTFTPAKEEGEGGERVASWELRVEGKLLEDPSKQKRKFSSFFKSLVIELDKELYGPDNHLVEWHRMPTTQETDGFQVKRPGDVNVKCTLLLMLDHQPPQYKLDPRLARLLGVHTQTRASIMQALWLYIKHNKLQDSHEKEFINCNRYFRQIFNCVRMRFSEIPMKLAGLLQHPDPIIINHTISVDPNDQKKTACYDIDVEVDDPLKAQMSNFLASTTNQQEIASLDAKIHETIESINQLKTQRDFMLSFSNNPQDFIQEWIKSQRRDLKIITDVIGNPEEERRAEFYQQPWAQEAVGRHIFAKVQQRRQELEQVLGIRLT; encoded by the exons CAGCGCCCTGGGATGCCCCCCGGGGGCAGgatgcccatggcagggctgcaggtgggacCCCCGGGGGCACCCCCGTACGGAGCAGGGACCCCGCTGCGGCCCGGCCTGCCCCAGGCCATGATGGATCCCTTCAGGAAGCGCCTGCTGaccccccaggcacagccccccATGGCCACCCCCCGGAGAGG ggtgaagaggaggaagatggCTGACAAGGTGCTGCCACAGAGG ATCAGGGAGCTGGTCCCAGAGTCCCAGGCCTACATGGACCTGCTGGCCTTCGAGCGCAAGCTGGACCAAACCATTGCCCGCAAGAGGATGGAGATCCAGGAGGCCATCAAGAAACCCCTGACG CAAAAGAGGAAGCTCAGGATTTACATCTCCAACACCTTCACCCCGGccaaggaggagggagaggggggagaACGTGTGGCCTCCTGGGAGCTCCGTGTGGAGGGGAAGCTGCTGGAGGAT CCCAGCAAGCAGAAGAGGAAGTTCTCCTCCTTCTTCAAGAGCCTCGTGATCGAGCTGGACAAGGAGCTCTACGGGCCGGACAATCACCTGGTGGAG TGGCACCGGATGCCCACGACCCAGGAGACCGACGGCTTCCAGGTGAAGCGCCCCGGGGATGTCAATGTGAAGTGCACCCTGCTGCTCATGTTGGACCACCAG cccccccagTACAAGCTGGACCCACGGCTGGCCCGGCTGCTGGGGGTGCACACCCAGACCAGGGCCAGCATCATGCAGGCCCTGTGGCTCTACATCAAACACAACAAACTGCAGGACAGCCACGAGAAGGAGTTCATCAACTGCAACCGCTACTTCCGCCAG ATCTTCAACTGCGTCCGCATGCGCTTCTCCGAGATCCCCATGAAGctggcagggctcctgcagcacccagacCCCATCATCATCAACCACACCATCAg CGTGGACCCCAATGACCAGAAGAAGACAGCCTGCTACGACATCGACGTGGAGGTGGACGATCCCCTCAAGGCCCAGATGAGCAATTTCCTGGCCTCCACCACCAACCAGCAGGAAATCGCCTCCCTGGATGCCAAG ATCCACGAGACCATCGAGTCCATCAACCAGCTGAAGACACAGAGGGATTTCATGCTGAGCTTCAGCAACAACCCACAGGATTTCATCCAGGAGTGGATCAAATCCCAGAGGAGGGACCTCAAG ATCATCACGGATGTGATCGGGAACCCCGAGGAGGAGCGGCGGGCCGAGTTCTACCAGCAGCCGTGGGCACAGGAGGCCGTGGGCAGACACATCTTTGCCAAG GTCCAGCAGCGCCGGCAGGAACTGGAACAAGTGCTCGGGATCCGCCTGACCTAG
- the FTSJ3 gene encoding pre-rRNA 2'-O-ribose RNA methyltransferase FTSJ3, translating to MGKKSKLGKSRRDKFYHLAKETGFRSRSSFKLLQLNRKFQFLQKARALLDLCAAPGGWLQVASKFMPVSSLIIGVDLVPIKPIPNVVTLQEDITTEKCRQALRKELQTWKVDVVLNDGAPNVGASWVHDAYSQANLTLMALKLACEFLCKGGWFITKVFRSRDYQPLMWIFQQFFQKVQATKPQASRNESAEIFVVCQGYQAPDKIDSKFFDPKYAFKDVEVVTKSVSELVSKKKPKAEGYAEGDTTLYHRFTLMDFLKAANPVDFLSKANEITLGDGELENHSSTTEELRQCCRDIRVLGRKELRALLNWRTKLRRFLAKKLKEQAKEMDINLSSGEEEEGREEDKKEKMEAKAAAAEEEKEQEEVELALAEMKAKELAELKRKKKKILKEQRKQRERVELKMDLPGVSIADDGDTSMFSLKSIHRTPLLDELSRGDMASADALLEISPGDDDIYVSDHEEEDDDVSLASDLDPEELLEIEARQRKLQREQRGKRTKFKQKEEEEEGQEVENPLLVPLEEKSVLEERQTSLWFGKDAFAGIEDDADEELELGQAQMLAEKQREAQRDKTTKKGQRKKKEEAQEEAPAEPSPAAAPAPNANEEAKEEQSSDDDDDDDDSSSEDERPLAPVGRKRGRVEPCGFEVVPIEKPVKRVLDAEGLALGSVIASSKKARRDLIDDSFNRYSYNEEEGELPEWFTEEERQHRRRQLPVDRQTVEAYRQRWKEINARPIKKVAEAKARKKKRMLKKLEQMKKKAEAVVSTVDISEREKVAQLRRIYKKAGLAKEKRQVTYLVAKKGVGRRVRRPPGVKGQFKVVDSRLKKDVRAQKRKEQKKKRHK from the exons ATGGGCAAGAAAAGCAAACTGGGCAAGAGCCGGCGGGACAAGTTCTACCACCTGGCCAAGGAGACGG gCTTCCGCTCCCGCTCCTCCTtcaaactgctgcagctcaATCGGAAATTCCAGTTCCTGCAGAAAGCCCGGGCCCTGCTGGACCTGTGTGCGGCCCCTGGTGGCTG GCTCCAGGTGGCTTCCAAGTTCATGCCAGTGTCCAGCCTGATCATCG GGGTGGATCTGGTGCCCATCAAGCCCATTCCCAACGTGGTGACCCTGCAGGAGGACATCACCACTGAGAAGTGCCGCCAG GCCCTGCGCAAGGAGCTGCAGACGTGGAAGGTGGATGTGGTGCTGAACGATGGAGCGCCCAACGTGGGAGCCAGCTGGGTGCACGATGCCTACTCCCAGg CCAACCTGACCCTCATGGCCCTGAAGCTGGCCTGTGAGTTCCTGTGCAAGGGTGGCTGGTTCATCACCAAGGTGTTCCGCTCCCGGGATTACCAGCCCCTCATGTGGATCTTCCAGCAGTTCTTCCAGAAGGTCCAGGCCACCAAGCCCCAGGCCTCCCGCAACGAGTCTGCTGAGATCTTTGTAGTGTGCCAGG GTTATCAGGCTCCAGACAAAATTGACAGCAAGTTTTTTGACCCCAAATACGCCTTCAAGGACGTGGAGGTTGTCACCAAGTCTGTCAGTGAGCTGGTCAGCAAAAAGAAGCCCAAG GCCGAGGGCTATGCCGAGGGTGACACCACCCTGTACCACCGCTTCACCCTCATGGACTTCCTCAAGGCTGCCAACCCTGTGGACTTCCTCTCCAAGGCCAACGAG ATCACCTTGGGGGATGGGGAGCTGGAGAATCACAGCTCCACCACGGAGGAGCTGCgccagtgctgcagggacatCCGAGTGCTGGGCCGCAAGGAGCTCAG GGCCCTGCTGAACTGGAGGACGAAGCTGCGGCGGTTCCTGGCCAAGAAGCTGAAGGAGCAGGCCAAGGAGATGGATATCAA CCTGAGCTCcggtgaggaggaggagggcagggaggaggacaagaaggagaagatggaggccaaagctgcagctgctgaggaggagaaggagcaagAGGAAGTGGAGCTGGCTTTGGCAGAGATGAAGGCcaaggagctggcagagctgaagaG gaagaagaagaagatcctgaaggagcagaggaagcagcGGGAACGTGTGGAGCTGAAGATGGACCTGCCTGGAGTGTCCATCGCCGATGATGGTGACACCAGCATGTTCTCCCTGAAGAGCATCCACAGGACCCCG ctgctggatgaGCTGTCTCGGGGGGACATGGCCTCTGCTGACGCTCTGCTGGAGATCAGCCCTGGGGACGATGACATTTACGTGTCAGATCACGAGGAAGAGGATGATGATGTGTCCCTGGCCAGCGACCTGGACcccgaggagctgctggagatcGAGGCCCGGCAGCGGAAGCTGCAGCGGGAGCAGCgagggaagag GACAAAGTTTaagcagaaggaggaggaggaggaagggcaggaagtGGAGAATCCcctgctggtgcctctggagGAGAAGTCGGTGCTGGAGGAGCGACAGACCAGCCTGTGGTTTGGGAAG GATGCCTTCGCTGGCATTGAGGATGATGCAGacgaggagctggagctgggccaggctcaGATGTTGGCTGAGAAGCAGCGTGAGGCTCAGAGAg acaaaacaacaaagaaagggcagaggaagaagaaggaggaggcccaggaggaggctccagctgagcccagccctgcagcagccccagctcccaatGCCAATGAAGAAGCTaaagaggagcagagcagtgatgatgatgatgatgatgatgacagcagcagtgaggatgAGAG GCCACTGGCACCAGTGGGAAGGAAGCGGGGCCGTGTCGAGCCCTGCGGCTTCGAGGTGGTGCCTATTGAGAAGCCAG TGAAAAGAGTCCTGGATGCAGAGGGCCTGGCCCTCGGCTCTGTCATTGCCAGCTCCAAAAAGGCCCGACGGGACCTCATCGACGACTCCTTCAACAG GTACTCGTACAACgaggaggagggggagctgCCCGAGTGGTTCACGGAGGAGGAGCGGCAGCACCGGCGCCGGCAGCTGCCCGTGGACAGGCAGACGGTGGAGGCCTATCGGCAGCGCTGGAAGGAGATCAATGCCCGGCCCATCAAGAAGGTGGCAGAGGCCAAGGCCCGCAAGAAGAAGAGG ATGCTGAAGAAGCTGgagcagatgaagaagaaggCCGAGGCTGTGGTGAGCACCGTGGACATCTCGGAGCGGGAGAAGGTGGCCCAGCTGCGCCG CATCTACAAGAAGGCTGGGCTGGCCAAGGAGAAGCGCCAGGTCACCtacctggtggccaagaagggTGTGGGACGTCGGGTGAGGCGTCCCCCTGGTGTCAAGGGCCAGTTCAAGGTGGTGGACAGCCGCCTCAAGAAGGACGTGAGGGCTCAGAAGCGCAAAGAGCAGAAGAAGAAGCGCCACAAGTGA